In Herbaspirillum sp. WKF16, one genomic interval encodes:
- the pgaD gene encoding poly-beta-1,6-N-acetyl-D-glucosamine biosynthesis protein PgaD produces MTTQFIITLNTADQPLVRVRDGLLLCACWIMWAAVFTAFVNGCEWEALGMSVQRWLLAQEAFLRAVLASLHIPSAYVVMMMLLVLAFFLWSLLNQALAPAFRKQRMTPPLTLEDIARHFQLDLALVGSMQKEKQIMVFHAMSGAVTELRSIQCDLRQPVLEA; encoded by the coding sequence ATGACCACACAATTCATCATCACCCTCAATACCGCCGACCAACCGCTGGTGCGCGTGCGGGACGGCCTCCTGCTGTGCGCATGCTGGATCATGTGGGCAGCGGTCTTCACCGCCTTCGTCAACGGCTGCGAATGGGAGGCGCTGGGCATGTCAGTGCAGCGCTGGCTGCTGGCGCAGGAAGCCTTCCTCAGGGCGGTGCTGGCGTCGCTGCACATCCCCTCCGCCTATGTCGTCATGATGATGTTGCTGGTGCTCGCCTTCTTCCTGTGGTCGCTGCTCAACCAGGCCCTGGCGCCGGCATTTCGCAAGCAAAGGATGACGCCGCCGCTGACGCTGGAGGACATCGCCCGGCATTTCCAGCTGGACCTGGCCCTGGTCGGCTCGATGCAAAAGGAAAAGCAGATCATGGTGTTCCATGCGATGTCGGGCGCGGTCACGGAGCTGCGCAGCATCCAGTGCGACCTGCGCCAACCCGTCCTCGAAGCGTGA
- a CDS encoding family 10 glycosylhydrolase — protein sequence MCIPLCDNAGIAVVLALMLTPGTAPAAAPSAAPASGPAPPLEIQLVVRTVNNFKNRKDVADFFARAKKARVSAVHLNVKQDEDDERPSGQVYYRSRIAPIAAGYERFDVLEAAIAQGRRLGIKVYAWMPQFHDQAAMRSHPEWQMQAAYSGASRTYQGKNNPEFFINPIHPQVQAYQRSLIEEVARNYRVDGISLDWLRFDDINMDTGAYTRELARQEIGIDPLRLDFSAPSPSLAAWQRWRTLKIGAYVRSVRQSVKAIRPGAKLAAFILPPEFAEVGQNLATFSADLDEALPMAYYNDWGRSAQWVNGALMRDVMRRKSPATRVTLTLDGTGTEQENIAILAEVQKSSPQVRAVAWFSAYYWQPAQIERIAAIHRAARKAADVARRQDEAR from the coding sequence ATGTGCATCCCCTTGTGCGACAACGCCGGCATCGCCGTCGTGCTGGCCCTGATGCTCACGCCCGGCACGGCGCCAGCCGCCGCCCCGTCCGCCGCGCCGGCAAGCGGCCCGGCGCCCCCGCTGGAGATTCAGCTGGTGGTGCGCACCGTCAACAATTTCAAGAACCGCAAGGACGTCGCCGATTTCTTCGCGCGCGCCAAGAAGGCGCGGGTCAGCGCGGTCCATCTCAACGTCAAGCAGGATGAGGACGACGAGCGCCCCTCCGGCCAGGTCTACTACCGCAGCCGGATCGCCCCGATCGCGGCCGGCTACGAACGCTTCGACGTCCTGGAGGCGGCCATTGCCCAGGGACGCAGGCTGGGCATCAAGGTCTATGCCTGGATGCCGCAGTTCCATGACCAGGCCGCCATGCGCAGCCACCCCGAATGGCAGATGCAGGCGGCCTACTCCGGCGCCAGCCGGACATACCAGGGCAAGAACAACCCTGAGTTCTTCATCAACCCGATCCATCCGCAGGTGCAAGCCTACCAGCGCAGCCTGATCGAGGAAGTGGCGCGCAACTACCGGGTCGACGGGATTTCGCTGGACTGGCTGCGTTTCGACGACATCAACATGGATACCGGCGCCTACACGCGCGAGCTGGCGCGCCAGGAGATCGGCATCGATCCCCTGCGCCTGGACTTCTCGGCGCCGTCGCCCTCGCTGGCGGCCTGGCAGCGGTGGCGGACCCTGAAGATAGGCGCCTATGTGCGCAGCGTGCGGCAGTCGGTGAAGGCGATCCGGCCCGGGGCGAAACTGGCGGCGTTCATCCTGCCGCCGGAATTCGCCGAGGTCGGCCAGAACCTGGCCACCTTCAGCGCCGACCTGGATGAGGCCTTGCCGATGGCTTACTACAATGACTGGGGACGTTCCGCCCAATGGGTGAACGGTGCCTTGATGCGCGATGTGATGCGCAGGAAGAGCCCTGCCACCCGGGTCACCCTCACGCTCGATGGCACCGGCACGGAACAGGAGAACATCGCGATCCTGGCCGAGGTGCAGAAGAGTTCGCCGCAGGTGCGCGCGGTCGCCTGGTTTTCGGCTTACTACTGGCAGCCGGCGCAGATCGAACGCATCGCGGCAATCCACCGGGCCGCACGCAAGGCCGCGGACGTGGCGCGCCGGCAGGACGAAGCGCGCTGA
- a CDS encoding GlxA family transcriptional regulator: MESFQTIRLVEEPNPIRHIGIIVFDGVVLADIVGAAEVFVVGDKMISSVFAGSTGYRLSLISLAGGMVMSSSAVQVMTSSLPQADNHHFDSLIIASGSGNFDAYHDAKLIAWLQQAQVRVRRIAALCTGVFILGAAGLLDKRRATTHWALRDKLQREFPQIVVERDALITQDGEIFTASDAGMGADIALRLLEEDLGTALAKRVAQSLVTHQRQREAPHTHVTSHRVDDSLRNGRIHKALRWLEENMASPVSMNDAANFVSMSERNFQRQFKRETGLTPHGFLLKIRLEAVRQHLRETDLPVDKIARRCGFFSGEHVAKLFRKHLDTSPVEYRRSERALQPQQSQGATDPAELASCKGEG, encoded by the coding sequence ATGGAAAGCTTTCAGACAATACGGCTGGTCGAGGAACCCAATCCGATCAGGCACATCGGTATCATTGTTTTCGACGGCGTGGTCCTGGCTGACATCGTCGGCGCCGCCGAGGTCTTCGTCGTCGGCGACAAGATGATTTCCTCGGTGTTCGCTGGATCCACCGGGTATCGCCTGTCGCTGATCTCGCTGGCCGGGGGCATGGTGATGTCGTCCTCGGCGGTGCAGGTCATGACCAGCTCCTTGCCGCAGGCTGACAACCATCACTTCGACAGCCTCATCATCGCCAGCGGCAGCGGCAACTTCGACGCCTATCACGACGCCAAGCTGATCGCCTGGCTACAGCAGGCGCAAGTCCGCGTGCGCCGCATCGCCGCCCTGTGCACGGGGGTATTCATCCTCGGCGCGGCCGGCCTGCTGGACAAGCGCAGGGCGACCACCCACTGGGCCTTGCGCGACAAGCTGCAGCGCGAATTCCCGCAGATCGTCGTGGAGCGCGACGCCCTGATCACCCAGGATGGCGAAATCTTCACCGCCAGCGACGCCGGCATGGGCGCCGATATCGCCTTGCGCCTGCTGGAGGAAGACCTGGGCACGGCGCTGGCCAAGCGCGTGGCCCAGAGCCTGGTCACCCACCAGCGCCAGCGCGAGGCGCCGCATACGCATGTGACCAGCCACCGGGTCGACGACTCGCTGCGCAATGGCCGCATCCACAAGGCGCTGCGCTGGCTGGAGGAGAACATGGCCTCGCCGGTGAGCATGAACGACGCCGCCAATTTCGTCTCGATGAGCGAGCGCAATTTCCAGCGCCAGTTCAAGCGCGAGACCGGCCTCACACCGCATGGCTTCCTGCTCAAGATCCGGCTGGAGGCGGTGCGCCAGCACCTGCGCGAGACCGACCTGCCGGTGGACAAGATCGCCCGCCGCTGCGGATTCTTCAGCGGGGAGCATGTGGCCAAGCTGTTTCGCAAGCATCTCGACACGTCGCCGGTCGAGTATCGCCGCAGCGAGCGCGCACTGCAGCCCCAGCAATCGCAAGGCGCGACCGACCCGGCCGAACTGGCTTCCTGCAAGGGTGAGGGATGA
- a CDS encoding histidine kinase: MKKELIGMLAAAMLASPAWAGSEGGRGGGAHGGRDSGSSSSATGGAGGSGGSATGGSATGGAATGGSANGNTSNVTVSLSTGNADGQAGEAGSNAYNTKATVDYGGSYTVRSAPAIAAPSLTSTFSDTCMGSSSFGLSVVGFGATGGSTIVDDACVRRLDSREFRAMGLNDVALALLCQSEANRKAVEATGRSCPGIAVPTAAAATDTGQAEPQYTDPFVRRRLGLDPAEPRSAVDASATDAAKVTVATVVHTGLESKPLGGTSARDK; this comes from the coding sequence ATGAAAAAAGAACTCATTGGGATGCTGGCCGCCGCAATGTTGGCCTCGCCGGCCTGGGCAGGTTCTGAAGGGGGACGGGGAGGCGGCGCGCACGGCGGACGCGACTCCGGCTCCTCCTCCTCCGCCACGGGCGGAGCGGGCGGCTCGGGCGGTTCGGCCACCGGCGGCTCGGCCACGGGAGGCGCCGCCACAGGGGGATCGGCCAACGGCAACACCTCCAACGTCACCGTTTCCCTGAGTACCGGCAACGCCGACGGCCAGGCCGGCGAAGCGGGCAGCAACGCCTACAACACCAAGGCCACCGTCGATTACGGCGGCAGCTACACGGTGCGCTCGGCGCCGGCCATCGCGGCGCCCTCGCTGACCTCGACTTTTTCGGACACCTGCATGGGCTCGTCATCGTTCGGCTTGTCCGTGGTGGGCTTCGGCGCCACCGGCGGCAGCACGATCGTCGACGACGCCTGCGTGCGGCGCCTGGACTCGCGGGAATTTCGCGCCATGGGGCTCAACGATGTAGCGCTGGCGCTGCTGTGCCAGAGCGAGGCGAACCGCAAGGCGGTCGAGGCCACCGGCCGCTCTTGCCCGGGCATTGCGGTGCCGACGGCGGCAGCGGCGACGGACACGGGCCAGGCCGAGCCGCAATATACGGATCCGTTCGTGCGTCGCCGCCTCGGCCTCGATCCGGCCGAGCCGCGCTCCGCGGTCGATGCCAGCGCCACCGACGCCGCCAAGGTGACTGTCGCCACGGTCGTGCATACCGGACTGGAATCCAAACCGCTGGGCGGCACGTCAGCCCGGGATAAATGA
- a CDS encoding sensor domain-containing diguanylate cyclase: MLRIIFGSYFVVTLIVTCVQLAAEYRHTKSDIDNELMAMDLTFGASLASSTWRFQGDVQKATLKGISNLPVVTGVKIEDPQGRLVLAQGNIFDSQGRQIHVDADGAPSPVAVDFLNAAIGHRFPILYRDEHDLSHDIGSWTVYSSRHVVIQKVAYGFMLILINSIIKTLVLWFIFLYVFQRWLGAPITQLSSFVREQDLNRLDAPPSIVLPGKKRHELHFLADAINAMLASLSRHMAQNRLLYRELEQEKESLRALNKSLELRIAERTLDLEQANRQLKLLSLTDALTGISNRRCFDQALEREWRRCARNGKPLTVALFDVDWFKHYNDHYGHVAGDEVLRRVAETLQHTVGRAGDTVARYGGEEFALIAADTDAQAGLGVVHRMRDAVFSLHIAHALSHFGRITISVGVASCVPSQQDGDVNTLLQAADAALYRAKTGGRNQVLVAEWPLPASLEKAGDAA, encoded by the coding sequence TTGCTACGCATCATTTTCGGCAGTTACTTCGTGGTGACGCTCATCGTCACCTGCGTCCAGCTGGCGGCGGAATACCGGCACACCAAATCCGACATCGACAATGAATTGATGGCCATGGACCTGACGTTCGGCGCCAGCCTGGCCAGCTCGACGTGGCGCTTCCAAGGCGACGTGCAAAAGGCCACGCTCAAGGGGATCAGCAACCTGCCGGTCGTGACCGGCGTCAAGATCGAAGACCCGCAGGGACGCCTGGTGCTGGCCCAGGGCAATATCTTCGACAGCCAGGGCCGGCAGATCCATGTCGACGCCGACGGCGCGCCCAGCCCCGTCGCCGTGGACTTCCTCAATGCCGCCATCGGCCATCGCTTTCCCATCCTGTACCGCGACGAACACGACCTCAGCCACGATATCGGCTCCTGGACGGTGTATTCCAGCCGCCACGTCGTCATCCAGAAGGTCGCCTACGGTTTCATGCTCATCCTGATCAACTCCATCATCAAGACCCTGGTGCTGTGGTTCATCTTCCTGTACGTATTCCAGCGCTGGCTGGGCGCGCCCATCACCCAGCTCAGCTCCTTTGTGCGGGAGCAGGACCTGAACCGGCTCGATGCGCCGCCAAGCATCGTACTGCCGGGGAAGAAACGGCATGAACTGCATTTCCTGGCCGACGCCATCAACGCCATGCTGGCCAGCCTGAGCCGGCACATGGCGCAGAACCGCTTGCTCTATCGCGAGCTGGAGCAGGAGAAGGAGTCGCTGCGCGCGCTCAACAAGTCGCTGGAGCTGCGCATCGCCGAACGCACCCTCGACCTGGAGCAAGCCAACCGGCAGCTCAAGCTGCTCAGCCTGACCGACGCCCTCACCGGCATTTCCAACCGCCGCTGCTTCGACCAGGCCCTGGAGCGGGAATGGCGGCGCTGCGCCCGCAACGGCAAGCCGCTGACGGTAGCCCTGTTCGACGTCGATTGGTTCAAGCACTACAACGACCACTACGGCCACGTCGCCGGCGACGAGGTCTTGCGCCGGGTCGCCGAGACGCTGCAGCACACCGTCGGCCGGGCAGGCGACACCGTGGCCCGCTACGGCGGGGAAGAATTTGCATTGATCGCGGCGGACACCGACGCCCAGGCGGGGCTCGGCGTGGTGCACAGGATGCGCGACGCGGTGTTCTCGCTGCACATTGCGCACGCGCTGTCGCATTTCGGGCGCATCACGATCAGCGTGGGCGTGGCCAGCTGCGTGCCGTCCCAGCAGGACGGCGACGTCAATACGCTGCTGCAGGCGGCCGACGCCGCCCTGTATCGCGCCAAGACCGGGGGGCGCAACCAGGTCCTGGTGGCCGAATGGCCGCTGCCGGCGTCGTTGGAGAAGGCAGGCGATGCTGCATAG
- a CDS encoding TIGR02285 family protein, with the protein MLHRILRGLLPPLLMGALCPALAADEIVWGKYNVPPYMIPTGEAAHQGIFDQTLDVLKSKMPQYRHVELNAPFPRINSEIKKGNHWCFNGGLKTPEREAYGYFSLPISIFLPLRIIVRRDRLAEFKGQQSLQTLLRTHAFSTSVMRDRSYSPTVDKLLAAYPPKENYSEQVEAIGMLLAGRIDYMIELPLLAFDQARAMGRPGELVALPMQEANEVVFNRVMCPRNEWGRQVVEQVNRVLLANRESPSYRRIVEKWHDPESVAEIRRIYDKVFLKTP; encoded by the coding sequence ATGCTGCATAGGATCCTGCGCGGCCTGTTGCCGCCCCTGCTGATGGGCGCGCTGTGCCCGGCCCTGGCGGCCGACGAGATCGTCTGGGGAAAATATAACGTCCCGCCCTATATGATCCCGACCGGCGAAGCGGCGCACCAGGGCATTTTCGACCAGACCCTCGATGTCCTCAAAAGCAAGATGCCTCAGTACCGGCATGTGGAGCTGAATGCGCCCTTCCCGCGCATCAACAGCGAAATCAAGAAGGGCAACCACTGGTGCTTCAACGGCGGCCTGAAGACGCCCGAGCGCGAAGCCTACGGTTATTTCTCGTTGCCCATTTCGATCTTCCTGCCGCTGCGCATCATCGTGCGCCGCGATCGCCTGGCCGAATTCAAGGGACAGCAATCGCTGCAGACCCTGCTGCGCACGCATGCGTTCAGCACCTCGGTGATGCGCGACCGCTCCTACAGCCCGACCGTGGACAAGCTGCTGGCGGCCTACCCGCCGAAGGAAAACTATTCCGAACAGGTCGAGGCCATCGGCATGCTGCTGGCCGGACGCATCGACTACATGATCGAACTGCCGCTGCTGGCCTTCGACCAGGCCCGTGCAATGGGTCGGCCCGGGGAACTGGTCGCGCTTCCCATGCAGGAGGCGAACGAGGTCGTCTTCAACCGCGTGATGTGTCCCAGGAACGAATGGGGGCGCCAGGTGGTGGAGCAGGTCAACCGGGTGTTGCTGGCCAATCGCGAGAGTCCTTCCTACCGTCGTATCGTGGAGAAATGGCACGACCCCGAATCGGTGGCCGAGATCCGCAGGATCTACGACAAGGTGTTCCTCAAGACGCCGTGA
- a CDS encoding Gfo/Idh/MocA family protein yields the protein MSSERKLRYAMVGGGHGAFIGAVHRKAMALDGQFELTAGALSSSPARARESGAALGLADDRNHGSWQALLDDELRRRPEERIDLVSIVTPNHVHHPVALAFVQAGFHVVCDKPLVHTGAQAEELAAAVRRAGTVFGVTYNYTGYPMVREARELVRGGVLGALRKIAVEYNQGWLATAVEHGGANKQADWRLDPARSGSAGTMADIGSHAENLAATVTGLRPDALCADLSVFGAGRRLDDDAQLLLRYRDGARGIIVASQVAAGLENDLRLQVSGTLGTLAWRQEEPNQLVHSPVDGPRRILTRGSPWLSESARRAGRIPSGHPEAFIEAFANVYLGVAADIRARAAGRAADPLEADYPRVEDGVQGVRFIEKVLESAASERKWTALD from the coding sequence ATGTCCAGTGAAAGAAAACTCCGCTATGCCATGGTGGGCGGCGGCCACGGCGCCTTCATCGGCGCGGTGCACCGCAAGGCCATGGCCCTGGATGGCCAGTTCGAACTGACGGCCGGGGCGCTGTCGTCCTCGCCCGCGCGCGCGCGCGAATCGGGCGCCGCGCTGGGCCTGGCCGACGACCGCAACCACGGCAGCTGGCAGGCGCTGCTGGACGACGAGTTGCGCAGGCGTCCGGAGGAACGCATCGACCTGGTCAGCATCGTCACGCCCAACCATGTGCATCACCCGGTGGCGCTGGCCTTCGTGCAGGCCGGCTTCCATGTGGTGTGCGACAAGCCGCTGGTGCACACCGGCGCGCAGGCCGAGGAACTGGCGGCGGCGGTGCGCCGCGCCGGCACCGTCTTCGGCGTGACCTACAACTACACCGGCTATCCCATGGTGCGCGAGGCGCGCGAGCTGGTGCGCGGCGGCGTCCTGGGCGCGCTGCGCAAGATTGCGGTGGAGTACAACCAGGGTTGGCTGGCCACCGCGGTCGAGCATGGCGGCGCCAACAAGCAGGCCGATTGGCGGCTCGACCCGGCGCGCAGCGGCAGCGCCGGCACCATGGCCGACATCGGCTCCCATGCCGAAAACCTGGCGGCCACCGTCACCGGCCTGCGGCCCGACGCGCTGTGCGCCGACCTGAGCGTGTTCGGCGCCGGCCGCCGCCTGGACGACGACGCCCAACTGCTGCTGCGCTATCGCGACGGCGCGCGCGGCATCATCGTGGCCTCGCAGGTGGCGGCAGGGTTGGAGAACGACCTGCGGCTGCAGGTCTCGGGCACGCTGGGCACGCTGGCGTGGCGCCAGGAGGAGCCCAACCAGCTGGTCCACTCCCCGGTCGACGGGCCGCGCCGCATCCTGACCCGCGGTTCGCCGTGGCTGAGCGAATCGGCGCGGCGCGCGGGGCGCATTCCGTCCGGCCATCCCGAGGCCTTCATCGAGGCCTTCGCCAATGTCTACCTGGGCGTGGCTGCCGATATCCGCGCCCGCGCCGCCGGCCGCGCGGCCGATCCGCTGGAGGCCGACTATCCCCGCGTGGAAGACGGCGTGCAGGGCGTGCGCTTCATCGAGAAGGTGCTGGAGTCCGCCGCCAGCGAACGCAAGTGGACGGCGCTGGACTGA
- a CDS encoding sugar phosphate isomerase/epimerase family protein yields MPRPVTLFTGQWADLPLAELAPLARRMGYDGLELACWGDHFDVQQALASPQYVKDKRALLAQHGLRCLAIGNHLVGQAVCDRIDERHQAILPPHVWGDGEPEGVRRRAAQELADTARAAAAFGVKTVTGFTGSSVWHAIYAFPPTTQDYWDRGFADFAQRFGPILDVFEEHDINFALEVHPTEIAFDIASAERAVAAVGGHRRFGFNYDPSHLAYQGVDYVKFIRRFPERIYNAHMKDVWWGKGDGTVGVFGGHTSFGDARRHWDFRSVGRGMIDFESIIVALNDIGYQGPLSVEWEDSRMDRVHGATESAAFCRRIDFKPAAGAFDAVFAQDRTA; encoded by the coding sequence ATGCCAAGACCCGTCACTCTTTTCACCGGCCAATGGGCCGACCTGCCGTTGGCCGAGCTCGCGCCGCTGGCCAGGCGCATGGGCTACGATGGCCTTGAGCTGGCCTGCTGGGGCGACCACTTCGACGTGCAGCAGGCGCTGGCGTCGCCGCAGTACGTCAAGGACAAGCGCGCGCTGCTGGCGCAGCACGGCCTGCGTTGCCTGGCCATCGGCAACCACCTGGTCGGGCAGGCCGTGTGCGACCGCATCGACGAGCGCCACCAGGCCATCCTGCCGCCGCATGTGTGGGGCGACGGCGAGCCCGAGGGCGTGCGCCGGCGCGCCGCGCAAGAGCTGGCCGACACCGCGCGCGCCGCCGCCGCGTTCGGCGTGAAGACGGTGACGGGCTTTACCGGCTCGTCGGTCTGGCATGCGATCTACGCCTTTCCGCCGACCACGCAGGACTATTGGGACAGGGGCTTCGCCGATTTCGCGCAGCGCTTCGGCCCCATCCTCGACGTCTTCGAGGAGCACGACATCAACTTCGCGCTGGAGGTGCATCCGACCGAGATCGCCTTCGACATCGCCTCGGCCGAGCGCGCCGTCGCCGCCGTCGGCGGCCACCGGCGCTTCGGCTTCAACTACGATCCCAGCCACCTGGCCTACCAGGGCGTGGATTACGTGAAGTTCATCCGCCGTTTTCCCGAGCGCATCTACAACGCTCACATGAAGGACGTGTGGTGGGGCAAGGGCGACGGCACGGTCGGCGTGTTCGGCGGCCATACCAGCTTCGGCGATGCGCGCCGGCATTGGGACTTCCGCAGCGTGGGGCGCGGCATGATCGACTTCGAATCCATCATCGTCGCCTTGAACGACATCGGCTACCAGGGACCGCTCTCGGTGGAGTGGGAAGACAGCCGCATGGATCGCGTGCACGGCGCCACCGAGAGCGCGGCCTTCTGCCGGCGGATCGACTTCAAGCCCGCCGCGGGCGCCTTCGATGCCGTATTCGCGCAGGACAGGACGGCCTGA
- a CDS encoding substrate-binding domain-containing protein: MNSKLTFTRRLALSAMGAAVALALAGPAMAQANKVVVGVAIPSATHSFTAGIVYWANQAKADLEKAHPGLQVIVKTAGGAPEQANQLQDLVTVNKITTLVIFPFESAALTKPVAQVKARGIYVTVVDRGLTDTSAQDAYVAGDNTAFGKIPGEYIAKALNGKGNVVALRGIATTLDNERMDAFNAVLKQHPGIKLLDAKYANWNRDDAFKVMQDYLTRFPQIDAVWAADDDMAVGVLKAIEQARRKDIKLVFGGAGAKGMIKTLIDGSNPLIQANVSYSPKFIYDSIKLTAEARLKGEKLPPTTIIPSVLITKDNAKSFYFPDSPF; the protein is encoded by the coding sequence ATGAACAGCAAGCTTACTTTCACCCGCCGCCTCGCACTCTCGGCCATGGGCGCAGCAGTGGCGCTGGCGCTGGCCGGACCGGCCATGGCGCAGGCCAACAAGGTGGTGGTGGGCGTGGCGATTCCTTCGGCCACGCACAGCTTCACCGCCGGCATCGTGTACTGGGCCAACCAGGCCAAGGCGGACCTGGAGAAGGCCCATCCCGGCCTGCAGGTCATCGTCAAGACCGCCGGCGGCGCGCCCGAGCAGGCCAACCAGCTGCAGGACCTGGTCACGGTCAACAAGATCACCACGCTGGTGATCTTCCCCTTCGAATCCGCCGCGCTGACCAAGCCGGTGGCGCAGGTCAAGGCCCGTGGCATCTACGTGACCGTGGTCGACCGCGGCCTGACCGACACCAGCGCGCAGGACGCCTATGTGGCCGGCGACAACACCGCGTTCGGCAAGATCCCGGGCGAGTACATCGCCAAGGCGCTCAACGGGAAGGGCAACGTGGTGGCCCTGCGCGGCATCGCCACCACCCTCGACAACGAGCGCATGGACGCCTTCAACGCCGTGCTCAAGCAGCACCCCGGCATCAAGCTGCTGGACGCCAAGTACGCCAACTGGAACCGCGACGACGCCTTCAAGGTCATGCAGGATTACCTGACGCGCTTCCCGCAGATCGACGCCGTCTGGGCGGCCGACGACGACATGGCCGTGGGCGTGCTCAAGGCCATCGAGCAGGCCAGGCGCAAGGACATCAAGCTGGTGTTCGGCGGCGCCGGCGCCAAGGGCATGATCAAGACGCTGATCGACGGCAGCAACCCGCTGATCCAGGCCAACGTGTCGTACAGTCCCAAGTTCATCTACGACTCGATCAAGCTTACCGCCGAGGCCCGCCTCAAGGGCGAGAAGCTGCCGCCCACCACCATCATTCCCTCGGTGCTGATCACCAAGGACAACGCCAAGAGCTTCTACTTCCCCGACTCGCCGTTCTGA
- a CDS encoding ABC transporter permease, which yields MPQVPADNPAASTARAHSSAAAAWWGRLHGFGPVLGLLLLCIAGTLLNGNFATYDNVMNVLTRTAFIGIIAVGMCFVIISGGIDLSVGSMAALIAGSVILFMNAMAPVLGSPIAAVAAGMLLAVALGAVFGLVHGLLITKGRIEPFIVTLGTLGIFRAYLTYFSNGGAITLENELSDIYSPVYYANLLGVPIPVWVFLLVAVLGAVILNRTAYGRYVQAIGSNEQVALYAAVDVHRIKILTYMLLGVCVGIATLLYVPRLGSASPTTGLLWELEAIAAVIVGGTVLKGGAGSIAGTVVGAILLSVISNILNLTSIISVYLNAAVQGFVIIAVAFMQRGRR from the coding sequence ATGCCACAGGTACCCGCTGACAACCCCGCCGCCTCGACGGCGCGCGCCCATTCCAGCGCCGCAGCCGCCTGGTGGGGCCGGCTGCACGGATTCGGCCCGGTCCTCGGGCTGCTGCTGCTGTGCATCGCCGGCACCCTGCTCAACGGCAACTTCGCCACCTACGACAACGTGATGAACGTGCTCACGCGCACCGCCTTCATCGGCATCATCGCGGTGGGCATGTGCTTCGTCATCATCTCGGGCGGCATCGATCTCTCGGTGGGTTCCATGGCGGCGCTGATCGCCGGGTCGGTGATCCTCTTCATGAACGCCATGGCGCCCGTGCTGGGTTCGCCCATCGCGGCGGTGGCCGCGGGCATGCTGCTGGCGGTGGCGCTGGGGGCCGTGTTCGGGCTGGTGCACGGGCTGCTGATCACCAAGGGGCGCATCGAGCCTTTCATCGTGACGCTGGGCACGCTGGGCATCTTCCGCGCCTACCTCACCTATTTCTCCAACGGCGGCGCCATCACGCTGGAGAACGAACTCTCCGACATCTACAGCCCGGTGTATTACGCCAACCTGCTGGGCGTGCCGATTCCGGTGTGGGTGTTCCTGCTGGTGGCGGTGCTGGGCGCAGTGATCCTCAACCGCACGGCCTACGGCCGCTACGTGCAGGCGATCGGCTCCAACGAGCAGGTGGCGCTGTACGCCGCGGTGGACGTGCATCGGATCAAGATCCTCACCTACATGCTGCTGGGCGTATGCGTGGGCATCGCCACGCTGCTCTACGTGCCGCGCCTGGGCTCGGCCTCGCCGACCACCGGCCTGCTGTGGGAGCTGGAGGCGATCGCCGCGGTGATCGTCGGCGGCACGGTGCTGAAGGGCGGGGCCGGCAGCATCGCCGGCACGGTGGTGGGCGCGATCCTGCTCTCGGTCATCAGCAATATCCTCAACCTCACCAGCATCATCAGCGTGTACCTGAACGCGGCGGTGCAGGGCTTCGTGATCATCGCGGTGGCTTTCATGCAGCGCGGCAGGAGGTGA